In one Niallia taxi genomic region, the following are encoded:
- a CDS encoding DNA alkylation repair protein, with amino-acid sequence MEPLKNIYDLAFITKLEDVFTQHYPAFDKERFRSSLFETEWEELALKERMRQITLSLAPVLPQDYGQAITILRQCAPSFTGLGGIVFPDFVEQYGLEDWELSIETLAYFTQFSTSEFAVRPFLIKDQSKMLAQMEVWASSENEHIRRLASEGCRPRLPWGLSVPALKKEPAPVLVILEKMKEDESLYVRKSVANNLNDISRINPDLAVEIAESWYGENQKTNWIIKHACRSLLKKGDPRVLQIFGFENNDNLTVSNFRITPERLLIEESIEFSFSLTSELEVPHKVRVEYAIDYVKANGKQSRKVFHLSEMEWKGVMKKVFTKKQSFKDLTTRKHYPGVHRITIIVNGAEKAALEFDLVQA; translated from the coding sequence ATGGAGCCATTAAAAAACATTTATGATTTGGCGTTTATTACGAAGCTGGAGGATGTGTTCACACAACATTATCCGGCATTTGATAAGGAAAGGTTTCGCAGCAGTTTGTTTGAAACAGAGTGGGAGGAGTTAGCGTTAAAGGAAAGAATGCGTCAGATTACATTATCCCTTGCGCCTGTTCTGCCGCAGGATTATGGTCAAGCCATTACTATTTTAAGACAATGTGCACCATCATTTACCGGACTTGGAGGAATAGTATTCCCAGATTTTGTGGAGCAATACGGGCTGGAGGATTGGGAGCTTTCGATTGAGACTCTTGCTTATTTCACACAGTTCTCTACCTCAGAGTTTGCTGTACGGCCGTTTCTAATAAAAGACCAGTCGAAAATGCTTGCTCAGATGGAAGTATGGGCTAGTAGTGAAAATGAGCATATCCGCAGACTCGCAAGTGAAGGCTGTCGGCCGAGGCTGCCATGGGGCTTGTCAGTACCTGCATTGAAAAAGGAACCTGCGCCTGTTCTCGTGATTTTAGAAAAGATGAAGGAAGATGAATCATTATATGTGAGAAAAAGCGTCGCCAATAATCTTAATGATATTTCCAGGATTAATCCAGATTTGGCTGTGGAAATTGCCGAAAGCTGGTATGGAGAAAATCAGAAGACAAACTGGATTATCAAGCATGCTTGCAGATCACTGCTGAAAAAGGGCGATCCTCGTGTTCTGCAGATTTTCGGATTTGAGAATAATGACAATCTGACAGTTTCTAACTTTAGGATTACTCCTGAAAGGCTTTTAATAGAGGAGAGTATAGAATTCTCTTTCAGTTTAACATCAGAATTGGAAGTACCACATAAGGTGAGAGTAGAGTATGCGATAGATTATGTGAAAGCTAATGGCAAGCAAAGTCGAAAAGTATTTCATCTTTCCGAAATGGAATGGAAGGGTGTTATGAAGAAGGTCTTTACAAAAAAACAATCCTTCAAGGATTTGACAACAAGAAAGCACTACCCAGGTGTTCATCGAATAACGATTATTGTGAATGGAGCAGAAAAGGCAGCGCTTGAGTTTGACCTTGTTCAAGCATAA
- a CDS encoding GNAT family N-acetyltransferase, protein MKIRKAIIEDTSGISRVHVDAWRTTYKNLIPDSFLDQLSYEEREQMWKVNIPNGNVYVAENTKGKIVGFACGGKERSGEFAGYDGELYAIYILEKYQGQGIGRKLTEAVKHHLREIGLTSMVILVLEGNKAYQFYEALGGKKIGILEDTIADKVVNELVYGWAEI, encoded by the coding sequence ATGAAGATAAGAAAGGCAATCATAGAAGATACGAGCGGGATATCTAGAGTGCACGTAGATGCTTGGAGAACGACATATAAAAATCTTATTCCTGATTCCTTTTTGGACCAATTATCTTACGAGGAAAGGGAGCAAATGTGGAAGGTAAATATACCGAATGGCAATGTGTATGTTGCTGAAAATACAAAAGGAAAAATTGTTGGCTTTGCTTGTGGAGGGAAGGAAAGAAGTGGTGAATTTGCAGGGTATGATGGAGAATTATATGCTATCTACATACTTGAGAAATATCAGGGGCAGGGTATCGGAAGGAAACTGACAGAAGCAGTAAAGCATCATTTACGTGAAATTGGTCTGACGAGTATGGTTATTTTAGTACTGGAAGGCAATAAAGCATACCAGTTTTATGAAGCACTTGGAGGTAAGAAGATAGGCATACTGGAAGACACAATTGCCGATAAAGTGGTAAATGAGCTTGTTTATGGCTGGGCAGAAATATAA
- the asnB gene encoding asparagine synthase (glutamine-hydrolyzing), translating to MCGITGWVDYRKDLRKEEKTLSVMAETLEKRGPDDTNVWSALHAGFGHKRLIVVDPLCGIQPMTKRAQELDYTICYNGELYNTEDIRKELLIKGYSFNGHSDTEVLLASYMEWGEDCLQYLNGIYAFAVWDEKRNSLFVARDRLGVKPLFYAEVGSSFLFASEIKAILAHPQVKAELDREGLAEVFALGPSHTPGTGIFRGIKELRPGHALKFSHDGLKIWRYWNVKSEQHEDTFDETVEKVRYLFTDAVTRQLVSDVPLSTFLSGGVDSSAITAIAAKEYEKSGKGPLHTYSIDYEGNDQYFKANEFQPNSDGVYIKKMTDTFGTIHHNCIITQETLAQYLHEAVTVRDLPGMADVDSSLLWFCREIKKDFVVSLSGECADEIFGGYPWFRREADLARGGFPWMRSIQERQGLLKKEWSSKLQLEDYMYDKYNQTIAETPKLEGESAEDAKRRELFYLNQLWFMTTLLERKDRMSMGASLEVRVPFADHRLVEYVWNVPWEMKNYKNREKGLLRKALEGILPDEVLYRKKSPYPKTHNPVYTKTVTDMLTGILAEKDSALYEFFDYNQLKEIINTGGAAFKEPWFGQLMTGPQLLAHLAQIHYWFKDYNINIVD from the coding sequence ATGTGTGGAATCACAGGTTGGGTTGATTACAGAAAAGACCTGAGAAAAGAAGAAAAAACATTGTCTGTTATGGCAGAAACACTGGAAAAAAGAGGCCCAGATGACACGAATGTATGGAGCGCACTTCATGCAGGCTTTGGTCATAAACGGTTGATTGTGGTTGACCCCCTTTGCGGAATCCAGCCAATGACAAAGCGTGCGCAGGAATTAGACTATACGATTTGTTATAACGGTGAGTTGTACAATACAGAGGACATACGAAAAGAATTACTAATAAAAGGATATTCATTTAACGGCCATTCTGATACAGAAGTTTTATTGGCTTCTTATATGGAATGGGGAGAAGATTGCTTACAATACTTAAATGGAATTTATGCTTTTGCTGTTTGGGATGAAAAAAGAAATTCTCTGTTTGTAGCCAGAGACCGTCTTGGTGTTAAGCCGCTGTTTTATGCAGAGGTTGGCTCAAGCTTCTTATTTGCGTCAGAGATTAAGGCTATCCTTGCACATCCTCAAGTAAAGGCAGAATTAGACAGAGAGGGATTGGCAGAAGTATTTGCACTAGGGCCATCTCATACACCTGGTACAGGAATTTTTAGAGGCATTAAGGAATTAAGACCAGGGCATGCATTAAAATTCTCACATGATGGCTTGAAGATATGGCGTTATTGGAATGTAAAAAGCGAACAGCATGAAGATACGTTTGATGAAACAGTTGAAAAGGTACGATACCTATTCACGGACGCTGTCACTAGACAGCTCGTTTCAGATGTGCCGTTAAGCACCTTCCTATCAGGAGGGGTGGATTCAAGTGCCATTACGGCGATTGCTGCAAAGGAATACGAGAAATCTGGCAAAGGACCACTTCACACGTATTCGATTGATTATGAAGGCAATGATCAGTACTTTAAAGCAAATGAATTCCAGCCTAATTCTGATGGCGTTTATATTAAGAAAATGACAGACACCTTTGGAACGATTCATCATAACTGTATCATTACACAGGAAACGCTCGCCCAATATCTTCATGAGGCGGTTACGGTTCGTGATCTTCCGGGAATGGCAGATGTCGATTCTTCCTTGCTATGGTTCTGTCGTGAAATCAAAAAAGACTTTGTTGTAAGTCTGTCCGGTGAATGTGCTGATGAAATTTTCGGCGGATATCCATGGTTCAGGAGAGAAGCAGATCTTGCCAGAGGCGGATTTCCATGGATGCGGTCCATTCAGGAACGGCAAGGTCTTTTAAAGAAGGAATGGAGCAGCAAGCTGCAGCTTGAGGATTATATGTATGATAAATATAACCAGACAATTGCTGAAACACCGAAATTGGAAGGTGAAAGTGCTGAAGATGCAAAAAGGAGAGAGCTGTTTTATTTGAATCAACTATGGTTCATGACAACTCTTTTAGAAAGAAAGGACCGGATGAGCATGGGTGCGAGCTTGGAGGTCCGGGTTCCATTTGCAGATCACAGGCTAGTAGAATATGTCTGGAACGTACCTTGGGAAATGAAAAATTATAAAAACAGGGAAAAGGGATTGCTTCGTAAAGCACTTGAGGGAATTCTTCCAGATGAAGTGCTGTATCGGAAGAAAAGTCCATATCCAAAGACGCATAACCCTGTTTATACAAAAACAGTCACAGATATGCTGACAGGAATTCTGGCAGAGAAGGATTCAGCTTTATATGAATTCTTTGATTATAATCAACTAAAGGAAATCATTAATACAGGAGGAGCTGCATTTAAAGAGCCTTGGTTCGGCCAGCTTATGACAGGTCCGCAGCTTCTTGCCCATTTAGCGCAAATTCACTATTGGTTTAAAGATTATAATATTAATATTGTCGACTAA
- a CDS encoding DUF2777 domain-containing protein, translating to MNNQQRLKLIEYQTRAFTQGTVEYISDQWIFFDDETEEATMLDEYIHQEVELFCFNKWRKGILLDEGRINSSGSIYGMCNEDKIRIRKHLVFSLERLLDEISDDSFYQFITTLNSMNFSIYDCIYCYNQLTFLRDDKRKYGVNMMIFDNQEGLCSVNHHFYYNEKITDRFEFTLNTGKRMIIEKLSS from the coding sequence ATGAACAATCAGCAGAGATTAAAGCTTATTGAGTACCAAACCCGCGCCTTTACACAAGGAACTGTCGAATACATCAGTGACCAGTGGATTTTTTTCGACGATGAAACAGAAGAAGCAACCATGCTAGATGAATATATTCATCAAGAAGTGGAATTATTCTGCTTTAACAAATGGAGAAAAGGAATCCTTTTAGATGAAGGCAGAATTAACAGCTCCGGCTCCATTTATGGGATGTGCAATGAAGATAAAATCAGGATTAGAAAGCATCTCGTGTTCTCATTGGAACGGCTGCTGGACGAAATCAGTGATGATAGCTTTTATCAGTTTATCACCACCCTGAATTCCATGAATTTTTCAATTTATGACTGTATATACTGTTATAACCAATTAACCTTCTTAAGAGATGATAAAAGGAAATATGGTGTGAATATGATGATTTTTGACAATCAGGAAGGATTATGCAGTGTTAATCACCACTTTTATTATAATGAAAAAATCACGGACAGATTTGAATTCACGTTAAACACCGGTAAAAGAATGATTATTGAAAAGCTTTCCTCTTAA